In a single window of the Streptomyces sp. NBC_00285 genome:
- a CDS encoding beta-1,6-galactanase, with the protein MIRRRTLLTAAGGTLLGSALATGTARADATIAVTPGTSYGTWEGWGTSLAWWANVFGARDDFADIFFTTKSTSYNGTSLPGLGLNIARYNLGASSWNTVSGSSMVASANIPAFKQIEGYWQDWNNEDPTSSAWDWTADANQRAMLVKATSRGATSELFANSPMWWMCSNHNPSGASGGGNNLQTWNYRQHASHLAATALYAKNNWGVNFATVDPFNEPSSAWWTATGTQEGCHMDSTVQAAVLPYMRSELDARGLTGTKISASDETSYDLARTTWSAFSSTTKGYVNRVNVHGYQGSGGRRDLLYTDVVTTAGKALWNSETGDSDGTGYTMAFNLLYDFRWLHPTAWVYWQVMDPSSGWAMIAYDQSTLQPTAVQTKYYVMAQFARHIRPGMKIIDTGVSNAVAAYDASAKRLVIVALNTATSAQTLTFDLSKFTTVTGGSGGLVPRWNTVTTGGDKYAAYSNTYLSGKSVAVSFAAKSVQTLQIDGVTI; encoded by the coding sequence ATGATCCGACGCAGAACGCTGCTGACAGCCGCAGGAGGAACCCTCCTCGGCAGCGCCCTGGCCACCGGCACCGCCCGCGCGGACGCCACGATCGCCGTCACCCCGGGCACGTCGTACGGCACCTGGGAGGGCTGGGGGACCTCCCTGGCCTGGTGGGCGAACGTGTTCGGCGCCCGGGACGACTTCGCCGACATCTTCTTCACCACCAAGTCGACGTCCTACAACGGCACTTCGCTCCCCGGTCTCGGCCTGAACATCGCCCGCTACAACCTGGGCGCGAGCAGTTGGAACACCGTGAGCGGCTCGTCGATGGTCGCGTCGGCCAACATCCCCGCCTTCAAGCAGATCGAGGGCTACTGGCAGGACTGGAACAACGAGGACCCGACGTCGAGCGCCTGGGACTGGACGGCGGACGCCAACCAGCGGGCGATGCTGGTGAAGGCGACGTCCAGGGGCGCGACCTCGGAGCTCTTCGCGAACTCCCCGATGTGGTGGATGTGTTCCAACCACAACCCGTCGGGTGCCTCGGGCGGTGGCAACAACCTCCAGACCTGGAACTACCGCCAGCACGCCTCGCACCTGGCCGCGACCGCCCTGTACGCCAAGAACAACTGGGGCGTGAACTTCGCGACGGTCGACCCCTTCAACGAGCCCTCGTCGGCCTGGTGGACGGCGACCGGCACCCAGGAGGGCTGCCACATGGACTCGACGGTCCAGGCGGCCGTACTGCCGTACATGCGTAGCGAGTTGGACGCGCGCGGCCTGACGGGGACGAAGATCTCCGCGTCGGACGAGACGAGTTACGACCTCGCCCGCACCACCTGGAGCGCCTTCAGCTCGACGACGAAGGGGTATGTGAACCGGGTCAACGTCCACGGCTACCAGGGTTCGGGCGGCCGCCGTGACCTCCTGTACACGGACGTGGTGACGACGGCCGGCAAGGCCCTGTGGAACTCGGAGACCGGTGACAGCGACGGCACCGGCTACACCATGGCCTTCAACCTCCTCTACGACTTCCGCTGGCTGCACCCCACGGCCTGGGTCTACTGGCAGGTCATGGACCCGTCGTCGGGCTGGGCGATGATCGCGTACGACCAGTCCACCCTCCAGCCGACGGCGGTCCAGACGAAGTACTACGTCATGGCCCAGTTCGCCCGGCACATCCGCCCCGGGATGAAGATCATCGACACAGGTGTGAGCAACGCGGTCGCGGCCTACGACGCCTCGGCCAAGCGCCTTGTCATCGTCGCCCTGAACACCGCCACGTCGGCCCAGACCCTGACCTTCGACCTGTCGAAGTTCACCACGGTCACCGGCGGCTCCGGCGGCCTGGTCCCGCGCTGGAACACGGTGACGACGGGCGGCGACAAGTACGCGGCGTACTCCAACACCTACCTGAGCGGGAAGTCGGTGGCGGTGTCCTTCGCGGCGAAGTCCGTGCAGACGCTTCAGATCGACGGTGTGACGATCTGA
- a CDS encoding heme-degrading domain-containing protein, giving the protein MTHNTGLTPKFQPELTPPLEELEAQERRLVFRQFTYEDAWALGSLLVELARERQAPVAIDIHRGGQQLFHAALPGSAPDNDAWIDRKRRVVERYGSASYLVGARFRAKGSTFEESSRLDPDEYAAHGGSFPVTVEGVGVVGTVTVSGLPQLQDHRFVVEALEQFLGPGD; this is encoded by the coding sequence GTGACGCACAACACCGGGCTGACCCCGAAGTTCCAGCCGGAACTCACCCCGCCCCTGGAGGAGCTGGAGGCGCAGGAACGCCGCCTGGTCTTCCGGCAGTTCACGTACGAGGACGCCTGGGCGCTGGGCTCACTCCTCGTCGAGCTGGCCCGGGAGCGGCAGGCTCCGGTCGCCATCGACATCCACCGCGGCGGCCAGCAGCTCTTCCATGCCGCCCTCCCCGGCTCGGCCCCGGACAACGACGCGTGGATCGACCGCAAGCGCCGGGTCGTCGAACGCTACGGATCCGCCTCCTACCTGGTCGGCGCCCGCTTCCGCGCCAAGGGCAGCACCTTCGAGGAGTCCTCGCGCCTGGACCCCGACGAGTACGCGGCCCACGGCGGCTCCTTCCCGGTCACGGTGGAGGGCGTGGGCGTCGTCGGCACGGTGACGGTGTCGGGGCTGCCCCAGCTCCAGGACCACCGTTTCGTCGTGGAGGCCCTGGAACAGTTCCTGGGCCCGGGGGACTGA
- a CDS encoding class E sortase — translation MRVVVLEHGTRRRRERRRRAWWTGGELLVTVGIVLLLLVVHQLWWTNREAKEGAQRKVEALEREWGRGGGADSGTAASSEPGSPSSSPAAGEASVRVTIPDGTVANPAGSQSYAVLTIPRLHLRVPVAEGVGKQSVLNKGYVGHYRNTQQPGQAGNFALAGHRNTHGEPFRYINRLAPKDTIQVETEAAVYTYVVDRTLRQTSARDSGVIRRTPRSTVHPAYGYTSPGYYITLTTCTPEYTSRYRLVVWGRLSSMRPR, via the coding sequence ATGCGGGTCGTCGTCCTGGAGCACGGAACCCGGCGCCGCCGTGAGCGTCGCCGACGGGCGTGGTGGACTGGGGGAGAACTCCTGGTCACCGTAGGGATCGTGCTGCTGTTGCTCGTCGTGCACCAGCTGTGGTGGACCAACCGGGAGGCCAAGGAGGGCGCTCAGCGGAAGGTCGAGGCGCTGGAGCGGGAGTGGGGGCGCGGTGGGGGCGCCGACTCCGGTACGGCCGCGTCTTCGGAGCCCGGGTCCCCGTCCTCCTCTCCGGCCGCGGGCGAGGCGAGCGTCCGCGTCACCATCCCGGACGGCACCGTCGCGAACCCCGCAGGGTCCCAGTCGTACGCCGTCCTCACCATCCCCCGCCTCCACCTCCGGGTCCCCGTCGCCGAGGGCGTCGGCAAGCAGAGCGTGCTCAACAAGGGGTACGTCGGCCACTACCGGAACACCCAACAGCCGGGCCAGGCAGGGAACTTCGCGCTCGCCGGGCACCGCAACACCCACGGCGAGCCCTTCCGGTACATCAACCGGCTCGCCCCGAAGGACACCATCCAGGTGGAGACCGAGGCGGCGGTCTACACGTACGTCGTGGACAGGACCCTCCGCCAGACCTCGGCCCGCGACTCGGGGGTGATCCGCCGCACCCCCCGTTCGACGGTCCATCCCGCCTACGGCTACACCAGCCCCGGCTACTACATCACCCTCACCACCTGCACCCCCGAATACACGTCCCGCTACCGGCTGGTGGTGTGGGGCAGGCTCTCCTCGATGCGGCCCCGCTGA
- a CDS encoding ROK family transcriptional regulator has product MVRVNRTNGGVNLLALRSHNAALVLDLLRRAGAEGISRLELAERTGLTPQAVSKITGRLRDEGLAAQAGRRASTGGKPRTVLRLVPEAGHAVGVHLDRDALRALVVDLDGSVVAERCAPLDLGAGAEAVVGEVGQAVEEVLGGTFAGGAALREIPSLLGVGVALPGPLDHARGVLHRVTGFPEWDGFPLREVLQRRLGVPVVVDKDTNAAALGLAAAGEGGGGSFAYLHLGTGLGAGLVIGGAVHRGGRTGAGEFGHQVVQLDGPPCTCGNRGCIEALCLGAMTRQDAEEAARVLGAGAANLVGLLDIDLVLLGGRTVTATPDVFVRGVAAALAERARGEHAVPVRLAPGGARAVAQGAAQLLLGPLFGRPDG; this is encoded by the coding sequence ATGGTCCGCGTGAACAGGACGAACGGCGGCGTCAACCTCCTGGCCCTGCGCAGCCACAACGCCGCGCTCGTGCTCGACCTGCTCCGGCGGGCGGGCGCCGAGGGGATCAGCCGGCTGGAACTCGCCGAGCGCACGGGACTGACCCCGCAGGCCGTCAGCAAGATCACCGGACGGCTGCGGGACGAGGGCCTCGCGGCACAGGCGGGCCGCCGCGCCTCCACGGGCGGCAAACCGCGAACCGTGCTGCGGCTGGTCCCCGAGGCGGGCCACGCGGTGGGAGTCCACCTGGACCGGGACGCGCTGCGGGCGCTGGTGGTCGACCTCGACGGGTCAGTCGTGGCGGAGCGGTGTGCTCCGCTGGATCTGGGGGCGGGCGCCGAAGCCGTCGTGGGGGAGGTCGGGCAGGCGGTCGAAGAGGTGCTCGGCGGGACCTTCGCCGGGGGTGCCGCCCTCCGCGAGATTCCTTCCCTGCTCGGCGTCGGTGTCGCCCTGCCCGGGCCGCTCGACCATGCGCGGGGCGTCCTGCACCGGGTGACGGGGTTTCCCGAGTGGGACGGCTTCCCCCTCCGCGAGGTGCTGCAGCGCAGGCTGGGGGTGCCGGTCGTGGTGGACAAGGACACGAACGCGGCGGCGCTGGGACTGGCGGCGGCCGGCGAGGGCGGCGGCGGTTCCTTCGCCTATCTGCACCTCGGCACGGGGCTGGGTGCCGGACTCGTGATCGGCGGGGCGGTCCACCGGGGGGGCCGGACGGGGGCGGGGGAGTTCGGGCACCAGGTCGTGCAGCTGGACGGGCCGCCGTGCACCTGCGGGAACCGGGGGTGCATCGAGGCGCTGTGCCTGGGCGCGATGACCCGTCAGGACGCGGAGGAGGCGGCCCGGGTGCTGGGCGCGGGTGCCGCGAACCTCGTCGGCCTGCTGGACATCGACCTCGTACTGCTGGGCGGCCGTACCGTCACCGCGACACCGGACGTGTTCGTACGGGGTGTCGCCGCCGCACTGGCGGAGCGCGCCCGGGGCGAGCACGCCGTACCGGTACGGCTCGCGCCCGGCGGTGCTCGCGCGGTCGCGCAGGGGGCGGCCCAGCTGCTGCTGGGTCCCTTGTTCGGGAGGCCCGACGGCTGA
- a CDS encoding SEC-C domain-containing protein — MRPDTPAENVDHNAEAARLERTADRYPEDAEALLVQAAAHLELAGDRPSATTLYDRLLTAQAGLENPFLVRALKAANLWEYGHEAEARAIIEGVRAAAPRDPAPWVIVAEALEAHDELEQAHETFTEGARVLLTDVAEPPYSTHPLLFGRHRVRRMLNAAHDEWDMLADTLHSSSGSPVPLDELHDPKRVWSLGSDNPAELQAEISRLRAELGTFREALSRPFPVAVLHWPASELSELVGGYPSLSSEYPSHEEHLATIEASLRELSASGTANLGIVTGTVPSYEAFAASEGSSPADTTLLPQYATTLAARGRAVEWPPQRGTACWCGSGRVYGECHGE; from the coding sequence ATGCGCCCCGACACGCCTGCCGAGAACGTCGACCACAACGCCGAAGCGGCACGCCTGGAGCGGACCGCCGACCGGTATCCCGAGGACGCCGAAGCCCTGCTCGTGCAGGCCGCGGCCCATCTGGAGCTGGCCGGCGACCGCCCATCGGCGACCACCCTCTACGACCGCCTGCTGACCGCACAGGCCGGCTTGGAGAACCCGTTTCTCGTCCGTGCCCTGAAGGCCGCGAACCTCTGGGAGTACGGCCATGAGGCCGAGGCCCGCGCGATCATCGAGGGCGTCCGCGCGGCGGCGCCCCGGGACCCGGCTCCCTGGGTGATCGTGGCGGAGGCCCTGGAGGCCCACGACGAGCTGGAGCAGGCGCACGAGACGTTCACGGAAGGGGCGCGGGTGCTCCTGACGGACGTGGCGGAGCCGCCGTACTCCACCCACCCGCTGCTCTTCGGACGCCACCGTGTCCGGCGGATGCTGAACGCCGCCCACGACGAGTGGGACATGCTGGCCGACACCCTGCACTCGTCGTCGGGCTCGCCGGTCCCGCTGGACGAACTCCACGACCCCAAGCGCGTGTGGTCCCTCGGCTCCGACAACCCGGCGGAGCTGCAGGCGGAGATCTCCCGACTGCGGGCCGAACTCGGCACGTTCAGGGAGGCGCTGTCCCGCCCCTTCCCGGTGGCGGTCCTGCACTGGCCTGCTTCCGAACTGTCCGAACTGGTGGGCGGCTACCCGTCGTTGTCGTCCGAGTACCCCTCCCACGAGGAGCACCTGGCGACCATAGAGGCCTCCCTGCGCGAACTGTCCGCCTCCGGCACGGCGAACCTGGGCATCGTGACGGGCACGGTCCCCTCGTACGAGGCGTTCGCGGCGTCGGAGGGTTCGTCCCCGGCGGACACGACCCTGCTCCCCCAGTACGCGACGACCCTGGCGGCTCGGGGCCGTGCGGTGGAGTGGCCGCCGCAGCGGGGGACGGCGTGCTGGTGCGGTTCGGGGCGCGTCTACGGGGAGTGCCACGGGGAGTGA
- a CDS encoding Gfo/Idh/MocA family protein: protein MTAADLRVGLVGYGLAGSVFHAPLIAATEGLTLDTVVTSNPERQEQARAEFPGVRTVADADELFARAADLDLVVIASPNKTHVPLATTALEAGLPVVVDKPIAGTAAEARALAALAEERGLLLSVFQNRRWDNDFLTLRRLLDEGELGDVWRFESRFERWRPQPKGGWRESGDPEEIGGLLYDLGSHVVDQALSLFGPAASVYAEADIRRPGASVDDDTFLAITHANGVRSHLYMSATTAQLGPRFRVLGSKAGYVKYGLDPQEAALRDGERPGTSADWGREPESAWGRLGSGESPATGGGSPVPTLPGDYPAYYAAVARALTEGGTNPVTALEAAAALDVLEAARRSARDEVAVQL from the coding sequence ATGACTGCTGCTGACCTCCGCGTGGGCCTCGTCGGCTACGGCCTCGCGGGCTCCGTCTTCCACGCCCCGCTGATCGCCGCCACCGAGGGCCTCACCCTCGACACGGTGGTCACCTCGAACCCCGAGCGCCAGGAACAGGCCCGCGCCGAGTTCCCGGGCGTCCGTACGGTCGCGGACGCCGACGAGCTGTTCGCGCGCGCGGCCGACCTGGACCTCGTCGTGATCGCGTCCCCCAACAAGACGCACGTCCCGCTCGCCACCACCGCCCTCGAGGCGGGCCTGCCGGTCGTGGTCGACAAGCCGATCGCCGGCACGGCGGCCGAGGCACGCGCACTGGCCGCCCTCGCCGAGGAGCGCGGGCTGCTCCTGTCCGTCTTCCAGAACCGGCGCTGGGACAACGACTTCCTGACCCTGCGCCGCCTCCTCGACGAGGGCGAACTGGGCGACGTGTGGCGGTTCGAGTCCCGTTTCGAGCGGTGGCGGCCGCAGCCGAAGGGCGGCTGGCGCGAGTCCGGTGACCCCGAAGAGATCGGAGGTCTCCTGTACGACCTCGGCAGCCACGTCGTCGACCAGGCCCTGTCCCTCTTCGGGCCCGCCGCCTCCGTGTACGCCGAGGCGGACATCCGCCGCCCGGGTGCCTCCGTCGACGACGACACGTTCCTCGCGATCACCCACGCGAACGGCGTCCGCTCCCATCTGTACATGTCCGCCACCACCGCCCAACTCGGCCCCCGTTTCCGGGTGCTGGGCTCGAAGGCGGGCTATGTGAAGTACGGCCTGGACCCGCAGGAGGCGGCGCTGCGGGACGGCGAGCGCCCCGGCACCTCGGCCGACTGGGGCCGGGAGCCCGAATCGGCGTGGGGCCGGCTCGGCTCCGGGGAGTCCCCCGCGACCGGCGGCGGCAGCCCCGTGCCCACCCTCCCCGGCGACTACCCGGCTTACTATGCGGCCGTGGCCAGGGCCCTCACCGAGGGCGGCACCAACCCGGTGACCGCGCTGGAGGCGGCCGCCGCCCTCGACGTACTGGAAGCGGCCCGCCGTTCGGCCCGCGACGAAGTGGCGGTGCAGCTGTGA
- a CDS encoding DUF6412 domain-containing protein — translation MIRSWTSVRPAAVLLLLVLDVVLLDTGSLSAAVALAATAAAGSAFAACSLIASRCASAVPPTRVRTAIRDRDRRTAFLPQRDPDAKGRPRPRAPGHALPATAA, via the coding sequence ATGATCCGCAGCTGGACGAGTGTGCGTCCCGCCGCCGTGCTGCTGCTTCTCGTTCTCGACGTCGTCCTGCTCGACACCGGCAGCCTCTCCGCGGCCGTCGCGCTGGCAGCCACCGCCGCGGCCGGCTCCGCGTTCGCCGCCTGCTCGCTCATCGCCTCGCGCTGCGCGTCCGCCGTACCGCCCACCCGGGTCCGTACGGCCATCCGCGACCGCGACCGCCGCACGGCCTTCCTCCCGCAACGCGACCCCGACGCCAAGGGCCGCCCCCGCCCCCGAGCGCCCGGACACGCCCTCCCGGCGACCGCCGCGTAG
- a CDS encoding LLM class F420-dependent oxidoreductase — protein MTAKDLKEAVGRYGIWNGGGLRSKDPDRRGEVGEAAAELEELGYGAVWIGGNSDADHAVPLLEATSRIVVGTSIQSIWEHEPEVAAARYTELDRAHPGRFAQGLGVSHAKLADQYRRPYSALVAYLDALDKAGAPAHGRLLAALGPKTLELSRDRAAGAIPYLVTAEQTAKARELLGEVPLLAPELKVVLESDPTTARTLARNYLSIYLGLPNYTNNFLRNGFTEDDIKDGGSDRLVDAVFAWGDETAIRARVDDFLDAGADHVALQIVDGGPRHDLPKDAWRRLASLLA, from the coding sequence ATGACCGCGAAGGACCTGAAGGAAGCCGTCGGACGGTACGGCATCTGGAACGGCGGCGGGCTGCGCTCGAAGGACCCGGACCGCCGCGGCGAAGTCGGCGAAGCCGCGGCCGAGTTGGAGGAGCTGGGCTACGGCGCGGTCTGGATCGGCGGCAACAGCGACGCCGACCACGCCGTCCCGCTGCTGGAGGCGACCTCCCGGATCGTCGTGGGCACCAGCATCCAGAGCATCTGGGAGCACGAGCCCGAGGTGGCCGCGGCCCGGTACACCGAGCTCGACAGGGCCCACCCCGGCCGCTTCGCCCAGGGCCTCGGTGTCAGTCACGCCAAGCTCGCGGACCAGTACCGCCGCCCGTACTCGGCGCTGGTCGCCTACCTGGACGCCCTCGACAAGGCCGGCGCCCCCGCGCACGGCCGCCTCCTGGCGGCGCTGGGCCCGAAGACACTGGAGCTCTCCCGGGACCGCGCGGCCGGCGCCATCCCGTACCTGGTGACCGCGGAGCAGACCGCCAAGGCCCGTGAGCTGCTGGGCGAAGTCCCGTTGCTGGCGCCGGAGTTGAAGGTCGTCCTCGAATCCGACCCGACGACGGCCCGCACCCTGGCCCGCAATTACCTGTCCATCTACCTGGGCCTTCCCAACTACACCAACAACTTCCTCCGCAACGGCTTCACGGAGGACGACATCAAGGACGGCGGCAGCGACCGTCTGGTCGACGCGGTCTTCGCCTGGGGGGACGAGACGGCGATCCGGGCCCGTGTCGACGACTTCCTCGATGCGGGCGCGGACCACGTGGCCCTGCAGATCGTGGACGGCGGCCCACGCCACGACCTCCCGAAGGATGCCTGGCGCAGGCTCGCGTCCCTACTGGCCTGA
- a CDS encoding fumarylacetoacetate hydrolase family protein: MKLLRVGTAGTETPALLDADGVLRDLSGVVDDIDGTLLADDAALGRVRAAAEAGELPTLDATGLRVGPPVARIGKIVCIGLNYHDHARETGAEPPAEPVIFFKAADTVVGPHDTVLVPRKSVKTDWEVELAVVIGRTARYLESPEDGLAHVAGYAVAHDVSEREFQIERGGTWDKGKNCETFNPLGPWLVTADEVGDPQDLSLKLWVNGELKQDGTTAEQIFPVGEVVRYVSQFMTLYPGDVINTGTPAGVALGAPEPKPFLRGGDVVELEIAGLGRQRQEFKDA, encoded by the coding sequence ATGAAGCTGCTGCGAGTCGGTACGGCGGGAACGGAGACGCCCGCCCTGCTCGACGCCGACGGGGTCCTGCGGGACCTGTCCGGTGTCGTGGACGACATCGACGGGACGCTCCTCGCCGACGACGCGGCACTCGGCCGGGTCCGCGCGGCCGCGGAGGCCGGGGAACTGCCCACGCTGGACGCCACCGGGCTGCGGGTCGGGCCGCCGGTCGCGCGCATCGGGAAGATCGTCTGCATCGGCCTGAACTACCACGACCACGCCCGCGAGACGGGCGCCGAGCCGCCCGCCGAGCCGGTGATCTTCTTCAAGGCCGCCGACACCGTGGTCGGTCCCCACGACACGGTCCTGGTCCCGCGGAAGTCGGTGAAGACCGACTGGGAGGTCGAGCTGGCGGTCGTGATCGGCCGTACCGCCCGGTACCTGGAGTCCCCGGAGGACGGGCTCGCGCATGTCGCCGGGTACGCGGTCGCGCACGACGTGTCCGAGCGGGAGTTCCAGATCGAGCGGGGCGGGACCTGGGACAAGGGGAAGAACTGCGAGACGTTCAACCCTCTCGGCCCCTGGCTGGTGACCGCGGACGAGGTCGGCGACCCCCAGGATCTCTCCCTGAAGCTGTGGGTCAACGGGGAGCTGAAGCAGGACGGCACGACCGCCGAGCAGATCTTCCCCGTGGGCGAAGTGGTGCGCTACGTCAGCCAGTTCATGACCCTGTACCCCGGTGACGTCATCAACACCGGTACTCCGGCCGGGGTCGCGCTGGGCGCGCCCGAGCCCAAGCCCTTCCTCCGGGGAGGGGACGTCGTGGAGCTGGAGATCGCCGGACTCGGGCGCCAGCGGCAGGAGTTCAAGGACGCGTAG
- a CDS encoding YidC/Oxa1 family membrane protein insertase → MSVFSVFAGLVQDLADLLQPFFGATAAAAAIVLFTAFVRLLVHPLSRAAARGQKARTRLQPKIAELRKKHKDSPEKLQKAVLDLHAEEKVSPMSGCLPGLFQLPAFFLLYHLFSNTTIGGKANELLGHELFAAPLGGRWADALGHGGAFGGAGLVYVCLFAFVIVVATFNYRRTKRMMATNPVMPVTDGQPVPGMGVMSKAMPFMSFFTLFTVAVVPLAAALYVVTSSTWAALERAALYR, encoded by the coding sequence ATGTCCGTCTTCTCCGTGTTCGCAGGACTGGTCCAGGACCTGGCCGACCTGCTCCAGCCGTTCTTCGGCGCCACCGCGGCCGCCGCCGCGATCGTCCTGTTCACCGCGTTCGTACGACTGCTCGTGCACCCCCTGTCCCGCGCCGCCGCCCGCGGCCAGAAGGCCCGCACCAGGCTCCAGCCGAAGATCGCCGAACTGCGCAAGAAGCACAAGGACAGCCCCGAGAAACTGCAGAAGGCGGTGCTGGACCTGCACGCCGAGGAGAAGGTGTCACCGATGTCCGGCTGCCTGCCAGGACTCTTCCAGCTGCCCGCGTTCTTCCTGCTGTACCACCTCTTCTCCAACACGACGATCGGCGGAAAGGCGAACGAACTGCTCGGCCACGAGCTGTTCGCCGCCCCGCTCGGCGGCCGCTGGGCCGACGCCCTCGGTCATGGCGGAGCGTTCGGGGGAGCGGGGCTCGTGTACGTCTGTCTCTTCGCGTTCGTGATCGTGGTGGCGACCTTCAACTACCGCCGTACGAAGCGGATGATGGCCACGAACCCGGTCATGCCGGTGACGGACGGGCAGCCTGTGCCCGGGATGGGCGTGATGAGCAAGGCCATGCCCTTCATGTCCTTCTTCACGCTCTTCACCGTGGCGGTGGTGCCTCTGGCGGCCGCGCTGTACGTGGTGACCAGTTCGACCTGGGCCGCGCTGGAGAGGGCAGCCCTCTACCGCTGA